In the Alkaliphilus flagellatus genome, one interval contains:
- the nifJ gene encoding pyruvate:ferredoxin (flavodoxin) oxidoreductase → MARKMKTMDGNAAAAHVAYAFTDVAAIYPITPSSNMAENVDEWSANGQKNIFGQTVQVTEMQSEAGAAGAVHGSLSAGALTTTFTASQGLLLMIPNMYKIAGELLPGVFHVSARAIAGHALSIFGDHSDVMAARQTGCAMLASGSVQEVMDLAGVAHLTAIKGRVPFINFFDGFRTSHEMQKIEVLEYDELANLVDWEAVKAFRNRGLNPEHPYLKGTAQNPDIFFQAKEAANTYYAAIPDLVNDYMKEITKLTGRHYAPFTYYGAEDAEDIIIAMGSVTETTEEVVDHLNAKGEKVGLIKVHLYRPFSEKYFFDVLPKTVKRIAVLDRTKEPGALGEPLYQDIRTLFFDKENAPLIVGGRYGLGSKDTIPAQVKAVFTNLKSEKPKNGFTIGIVDDVTNTSLPVEEDVVTAPEGTIRCKFWGLGSDGTVGANKSAIQIIGDNTDMYAQAYFAYDSKKSGGVTISHLRFGKQPIKSTYLIDQADFIACHNQGYVYQYDLVKGLKKGGTFLLNCIWSPEELEEKLPASIKKYIADNNINFYILNATKIASEIGLGGRINMIMQSAFFKLSQVIPVEDAIKYLKEAVVDSYGLKGDKIVNMNNEAIDRGVHALVKIDVPASWGSVVEEAAATVAQDEPDFIKNILRPMTAQQGDDLPVSAFVDMADGSFPMGTSSFEKRGIAVNVPEWYSDKCIQCNQCSFVCPHAAIRPFLLDEEEVKNAPEGFNTIKATGKEFDGLQYKIQVSTLDCTGCGNCVDICPAKEKAIAMMPLEPQVETQRENWEYARTVTDKSHLTNKFTFKGSQFAQPLFEFSGACAGCGETPYVKLVTQLFGDRMIVANATGCSSIYGGSAPSMPYCTNSKGQGPAWANSLFEDNAEYGYGMFLAVKQMRNKVTDLMTEALELNIAEELKDAFKAWLEGKDNAEASKKATYEMLPLLDAAKGNDVIDEIIEKKDFLVKKSQWIFGGDGWAYDIGFGGLDHVIASGDDVNILVMDTEVYSNTGGQASKASPTAAIAKFASAGKRTKKKDLGMIAMSYGYVYVAQVSVGADKNQLMKAMKEAEAYNGPSIIIAYSPCIAHGIKAGMGKTQEQGKKAVEAGYWHLYRFNPELKEQGQNPFTLDSKEPTASFKDFLLSEVRYDSLVKTFPEVADMLFEKSQKEANERYETYKRLAGK, encoded by the coding sequence ATGGCAAGAAAAATGAAAACCATGGATGGTAATGCTGCAGCTGCCCATGTTGCTTATGCTTTTACAGATGTAGCCGCTATCTATCCTATCACACCATCTTCAAATATGGCAGAAAACGTTGATGAGTGGAGTGCTAATGGACAAAAAAACATTTTTGGACAAACAGTTCAAGTAACCGAGATGCAATCTGAGGCAGGAGCCGCAGGAGCAGTTCACGGTTCATTATCAGCAGGTGCTTTAACTACAACATTTACAGCATCTCAAGGTTTATTATTAATGATTCCTAATATGTATAAAATTGCAGGAGAATTATTACCAGGAGTATTTCATGTAAGTGCTCGTGCTATTGCTGGACATGCACTTTCAATATTTGGTGATCATTCTGACGTAATGGCTGCAAGACAAACGGGATGTGCTATGCTTGCTTCTGGTAGTGTTCAAGAAGTTATGGACTTAGCAGGAGTAGCTCATTTAACTGCTATTAAAGGAAGAGTACCATTTATTAATTTCTTTGATGGTTTCAGAACTTCTCACGAAATGCAAAAAATTGAAGTATTAGAATATGATGAGCTTGCAAATCTTGTAGATTGGGAAGCTGTTAAAGCTTTCAGAAATAGAGGATTAAATCCAGAGCATCCATATTTAAAAGGAACAGCTCAAAACCCAGATATTTTCTTCCAAGCTAAGGAAGCTGCTAATACATATTACGCTGCTATTCCTGATCTTGTAAATGATTACATGAAGGAAATAACTAAATTAACAGGTAGACACTATGCTCCATTTACTTACTATGGTGCAGAAGATGCAGAAGACATTATTATTGCAATGGGTTCTGTAACAGAAACAACTGAAGAAGTAGTAGACCACTTAAATGCAAAGGGAGAAAAAGTAGGTCTTATAAAAGTACATCTGTACAGACCTTTCTCAGAAAAATATTTCTTTGATGTTCTTCCAAAAACAGTGAAGAGAATAGCTGTACTTGATAGAACTAAAGAGCCAGGTGCACTAGGCGAGCCATTATACCAAGATATTAGAACATTATTCTTCGATAAGGAAAATGCTCCTCTAATAGTAGGCGGAAGATATGGTCTTGGATCTAAGGATACAATTCCGGCTCAAGTTAAAGCAGTATTTACTAACCTTAAATCAGAAAAACCTAAAAATGGCTTCACTATTGGTATAGTAGATGATGTTACAAACACATCTCTACCTGTAGAAGAGGACGTTGTAACTGCTCCAGAAGGAACAATTAGATGTAAGTTCTGGGGATTAGGATCTGACGGAACAGTAGGTGCAAACAAGAGTGCTATCCAAATCATTGGAGATAATACAGACATGTACGCACAAGCATACTTTGCATATGACTCCAAAAAATCTGGTGGTGTTACAATTTCTCACTTACGTTTTGGTAAGCAGCCTATTAAGTCTACCTATTTAATTGACCAAGCAGACTTTATTGCTTGTCACAACCAGGGATATGTATACCAATACGATCTAGTAAAGGGACTTAAAAAAGGTGGAACATTCTTACTTAACTGTATCTGGTCACCAGAAGAGTTAGAAGAAAAACTACCTGCATCAATTAAAAAATATATTGCAGATAACAACATTAATTTCTATATATTAAATGCAACTAAAATTGCATCTGAAATTGGACTAGGTGGAAGAATTAATATGATTATGCAATCTGCATTCTTTAAGTTATCACAAGTTATTCCAGTGGAGGATGCTATTAAGTACTTAAAGGAAGCTGTTGTAGATTCTTACGGATTAAAAGGTGACAAAATAGTTAATATGAATAACGAGGCTATCGATCGTGGTGTACATGCATTAGTTAAGATTGATGTACCTGCTAGTTGGGGTAGTGTAGTTGAAGAAGCTGCTGCTACAGTTGCTCAAGATGAGCCAGATTTTATCAAAAATATCTTAAGACCAATGACAGCACAGCAAGGTGATGATCTTCCGGTAAGTGCTTTTGTTGATATGGCTGATGGATCATTCCCAATGGGAACTTCAAGCTTTGAAAAACGTGGTATTGCTGTAAATGTACCAGAGTGGTATAGCGACAAGTGTATCCAATGTAACCAATGTTCATTTGTATGTCCACATGCAGCTATTAGACCATTCTTATTAGACGAAGAAGAGGTTAAAAATGCTCCAGAAGGATTCAATACAATAAAAGCAACAGGTAAAGAATTTGACGGATTACAATATAAAATCCAAGTAAGTACATTAGACTGTACAGGCTGCGGAAACTGTGTTGACATTTGTCCTGCAAAAGAAAAGGCTATTGCTATGATGCCTCTTGAGCCACAAGTAGAAACACAGAGAGAAAACTGGGAATACGCAAGAACAGTAACAGATAAATCTCATTTAACAAATAAATTCACATTTAAAGGTAGCCAATTTGCTCAACCTCTATTTGAGTTCTCAGGAGCTTGTGCAGGTTGTGGAGAAACTCCTTATGTTAAGCTAGTTACTCAATTATTCGGAGATAGAATGATTGTTGCTAATGCTACAGGCTGTTCTTCAATCTACGGTGGTAGTGCTCCATCTATGCCATATTGTACAAATTCTAAAGGACAAGGTCCAGCTTGGGCTAACTCATTATTTGAAGATAATGCTGAATATGGATATGGTATGTTCTTAGCTGTTAAACAAATGAGAAACAAAGTAACAGACCTTATGACTGAAGCATTAGAACTTAATATTGCTGAAGAATTAAAAGATGCTTTCAAAGCTTGGTTAGAAGGAAAAGACAATGCAGAAGCTTCTAAGAAAGCTACTTATGAGATGTTACCATTATTAGATGCAGCTAAAGGTAATGATGTAATTGATGAAATAATTGAGAAGAAGGACTTCTTAGTTAAGAAATCTCAATGGATCTTCGGTGGAGACGGTTGGGCTTATGACATCGGTTTCGGTGGATTAGACCATGTAATCGCTTCTGGAGATGATGTAAATATTCTTGTTATGGATACAGAGGTTTACTCAAATACAGGAGGTCAAGCTTCTAAAGCTTCTCCAACAGCAGCTATTGCTAAGTTTGCATCTGCTGGTAAGAGAACCAAGAAAAAAGACCTAGGTATGATTGCTATGAGCTATGGCTATGTATATGTAGCTCAAGTATCTGTAGGGGCAGATAAAAATCAATTAATGAAGGCTATGAAAGAAGCAGAAGCGTATAATGGACCATCTATTATCATTGCTTACTCACCATGTATCGCTCATGGTATTAAAGCAGGAATGGGTAAAACTCAAGAGCAAGGTAAGAAAGCTGTTGAGGCTGGATACTGGCATCTATACAGATTCAACCCAGAGTTAAAAGAGCAAGGACAAAATCCATTTACATTAGATTCTAAAGAGCCTACAGCATCATTTAAAGACTTCTTATTAAGTGAAGTACGTTACGATTCATTAGTTAAGACATTCCCAGAAGTAGCAGATATGCTATTCGAGAAGTCTCAAAAAGAAGCTAATGAAAGATATGAAACATACAAGCGTTTAGCTGGAAAATAA
- the cls gene encoding cardiolipin synthase, whose translation MNVFQVITILYTIITIIIGVDVLLDNRDPSSTIAWLMVLFLLPGVGIFLYLYIGRNHRKQKTFIKKRREDYIILNHLLNEQLVFTNYGELFKRNFNDTRGKIIPLLLNNTRSPITVNNKVKVLQNGEITFSEMLASINNAKEHIHMEYYIIKDSHIGRKFQQALIEKAQEGLEVRLIYDAVGSWRLKKSFLKPLKDAGVQMEAFLPVTLPLFGSRLNYRNHRKILVVDGKVGFVGGINIGDEYLGKNKNMGFWRDTHLKLQGEAVYVLQGIFLADWYFVSKQTIDDLKYFPPQGYCGEKIVQIASSGPDSYWASIHQAYFSAINSARDRLYITTPYLVPDEGILLALKTAALRGVDVRLLLPIKPDHKTVFWASKSHFIELLEAGVKIYQYGKGFVHGKVFIVDNNFTSIGTANLDIRSFNLNFEVNAFIYDKEVNYKIARDFIEDLRVSKEVLLDEYEKRPFIHKVKESIARVFSPIL comes from the coding sequence ATGAATGTATTTCAAGTTATTACTATACTGTATACAATAATAACTATAATTATTGGTGTAGATGTATTATTAGACAATCGTGATCCTTCTAGTACGATCGCATGGCTTATGGTTTTATTTCTTTTACCAGGAGTAGGGATTTTTCTATACTTATATATTGGACGAAATCATCGTAAACAGAAAACCTTCATTAAAAAAAGAAGAGAAGATTATATTATTTTAAATCATCTATTGAATGAGCAATTAGTATTTACAAACTATGGAGAATTATTTAAAAGAAATTTTAATGATACTAGAGGAAAGATTATCCCACTTCTATTAAATAATACTCGTTCTCCAATTACGGTAAATAATAAGGTGAAGGTACTGCAGAATGGTGAGATAACTTTTTCAGAAATGTTAGCTTCTATTAATAACGCAAAAGAGCATATTCACATGGAGTATTATATTATAAAAGATAGCCATATAGGTAGAAAGTTTCAGCAAGCATTAATAGAAAAGGCACAGGAAGGACTTGAGGTACGTCTCATATATGATGCTGTTGGTAGCTGGAGGTTGAAAAAGAGTTTTCTTAAACCATTAAAAGATGCAGGAGTGCAAATGGAGGCATTTTTACCTGTAACATTACCTTTGTTTGGAAGTAGACTAAATTATAGAAATCATAGAAAGATACTAGTTGTAGATGGTAAAGTAGGATTTGTTGGCGGAATTAATATAGGGGATGAATATTTAGGAAAAAATAAAAATATGGGCTTTTGGAGAGATACCCATCTAAAACTTCAAGGGGAAGCTGTATATGTACTCCAAGGAATATTTTTAGCAGATTGGTACTTTGTTTCTAAGCAAACTATAGATGATTTAAAGTATTTTCCACCTCAAGGATATTGTGGAGAAAAAATTGTGCAAATTGCATCTAGTGGTCCAGATTCCTATTGGGCATCTATCCACCAAGCATATTTTTCTGCTATTAATAGTGCGAGGGATAGACTGTATATTACAACTCCATACCTTGTTCCAGATGAAGGTATTTTACTTGCATTAAAAACGGCTGCATTAAGAGGTGTAGACGTTAGATTACTTCTTCCGATTAAACCAGATCACAAAACTGTATTTTGGGCATCTAAGTCTCATTTTATTGAGTTGCTAGAGGCAGGGGTAAAGATTTATCAATATGGTAAAGGTTTTGTTCATGGAAAAGTATTTATTGTAGACAATAACTTTACTTCTATAGGTACAGCAAATTTAGATATACGAAGCTTTAATCTAAATTTTGAAGTAAATGCCTTTATCTATGATAAAGAAGTAAATTACAAAATAGCTAGAGATTTTATAGAAGATTTAAGGGTTAGTAAGGAAGTTCTGTTAGATGAATATGAAAAAAGGCCCTTTATACACAAGGTTAAAGAGTCTATAGCTAGAGTTTTTTCACCTATACTATAG
- a CDS encoding class II SORL domain-containing protein has protein sequence MKTFGQFLQSGDWKGEKHVPVIHAPEKVKAGETFELKVSVGDAIGHPNTLEHYISWFKVYFHAEGAKFPVELANFTFTAHGEGENFTEPVGCTSVKLNKSGTLYAQSYCNIHGVWESSQEIVVE, from the coding sequence ATGAAAACATTTGGTCAATTTTTACAAAGCGGAGATTGGAAAGGTGAAAAACATGTTCCAGTAATACATGCTCCTGAAAAAGTAAAGGCAGGAGAAACTTTTGAATTAAAAGTATCTGTAGGTGATGCAATAGGTCATCCAAATACATTAGAACACTACATATCTTGGTTTAAAGTATATTTTCATGCAGAAGGCGCAAAATTCCCAGTGGAGCTTGCTAACTTCACATTTACAGCTCATGGAGAGGGAGAAAACTTTACAGAACCTGTAGGATGCACTAGTGTAAAATTAAATAAATCCGGTACTCTTTATGCTCAAAGCTACTGCAATATCCATGGCGTATGGGAAAGCAGCCAAGAAATCGTAGTAGAATAG
- the thiT gene encoding energy-coupled thiamine transporter ThiT, translated as MFEKLLELKPITIIILASLVLISVAFAFRRKKEVQKSNYTQVIVYGSLCVALSFVLSYIRLYRFPQGGSITPASMLPMFIFAVMFGPGPGILAGFAFGMINIIQDPFIIHWAQFFLDYPLAYGALGLAGLYRKNIAISCLIGGFGKFFMSFLSGVIFFGSYAPEGMNPLLYSLIVNGLIIGTDTLICAIISLIPQVQHAIKQIQKVSI; from the coding sequence ATGTTTGAAAAATTACTAGAACTCAAGCCTATAACCATCATCATTTTAGCTTCCTTAGTATTAATTTCTGTAGCCTTTGCTTTTAGAAGAAAAAAAGAGGTTCAAAAATCTAATTATACTCAAGTAATAGTATATGGGAGTTTATGTGTAGCCCTATCTTTTGTTCTTTCCTATATACGTCTATATCGTTTCCCACAAGGTGGTAGTATAACACCTGCAAGTATGTTACCTATGTTTATTTTCGCTGTAATGTTTGGTCCCGGTCCTGGAATTTTGGCTGGATTTGCCTTTGGTATGATCAATATAATCCAAGATCCATTTATAATACATTGGGCACAATTTTTTCTAGACTATCCTTTAGCCTATGGAGCCTTGGGACTAGCTGGATTATATCGTAAAAACATTGCTATATCTTGTCTTATAGGAGGATTTGGTAAATTCTTTATGAGTTTCCTATCAGGTGTTATCTTCTTCGGCTCTTATGCACCAGAGGGTATGAATCCACTACTTTACTCACTTATAGTAAATGGATTAATAATTGGAACTGATACATTAATTTGTGCTATTATTAGTCTTATACCTCAAGTGCAACATGCTATAAAACAGATACAAAAAGTTTCAATATAA
- a CDS encoding methyl-accepting chemotaxis protein codes for MKSIRKQIIMFFGLSITTLLVIMGFFVYTQVSDTIIPLTESMITQVADARDGEISQWMQGNSHEVKAISSEKIIRSGNWEEIKPYLEYRGTQLREDFLLMWFADLDGNFYTTTGGSGNIRNREDYKAIVDEKKEMYISNPMISEVTKEPIVTIVHPVKDEGGQLIGVFAGVIKIDKLSEIANDINIGNSGFGMIIDGTGLVLAHPDDEIRLKLNLNTGSENGYEGLEEAAQKMASGEIGTQIYKDANDERSLLIFSSIDSTPNWSLAIKVPVDQIRQGSDSVLNTIVILTLIVIAITLIVFYIISGSITRPIVESANYAKQIANLDASKNIPDKLLKRNDEVGTLAESLQSIIDSLREFIGAVGNSADQVSVSSQILATTSEESSVAAEEVARTIEQIAEGATEQAKNTEEGVRNTDELGEIIEVELECMVELMKQADAVMQLKDDGAAVVSQLTNKTNENINAIKKVHDGIIKTNASSEKIDEASKVIQSIAEQTNLLALNAAIEAARAGEAGRGFAVVAEEIRKLAEQSSNSTKEIEEVVRELQSNSQIAVEIITNVAEITRDQENSVEMTKNAFDGISDAIIMTKAMMNELNEASKNMAEKKDEIIGIIQNLSAIAQENAAATEEVSASTEEQLASMEEISSASNDMANLSNELKEVISKFKIS; via the coding sequence GTGAAATCTATACGTAAGCAAATTATAATGTTTTTTGGATTGTCAATTACTACTTTATTAGTAATAATGGGATTTTTTGTTTACACACAAGTTAGTGATACTATTATACCTTTAACCGAAAGCATGATAACCCAGGTAGCTGACGCTAGAGATGGAGAAATATCTCAATGGATGCAAGGAAATAGTCATGAAGTTAAAGCAATATCATCAGAAAAAATTATTAGGTCTGGTAATTGGGAAGAAATAAAACCCTATTTAGAGTATAGAGGTACCCAATTAAGAGAAGATTTCTTATTAATGTGGTTTGCTGACTTAGATGGAAATTTTTATACAACAACTGGTGGTTCAGGCAATATAAGAAATAGAGAGGACTATAAGGCTATTGTAGATGAAAAGAAAGAAATGTACATATCTAACCCTATGATATCCGAAGTAACAAAGGAGCCAATAGTAACAATTGTACATCCTGTTAAGGATGAAGGTGGACAATTAATTGGTGTCTTTGCTGGGGTAATAAAAATTGATAAGCTATCAGAAATTGCTAATGATATTAATATAGGAAATAGTGGATTTGGTATGATCATAGACGGTACTGGTTTAGTTTTGGCTCATCCTGATGATGAAATAAGATTAAAATTAAACCTTAATACTGGTTCTGAAAATGGGTATGAGGGTCTAGAAGAAGCAGCACAAAAAATGGCATCTGGCGAGATAGGTACACAAATATATAAAGATGCAAATGATGAAAGAAGTCTTTTAATATTCTCCTCTATTGATAGCACTCCAAATTGGAGTTTGGCTATTAAGGTACCGGTTGATCAAATAAGACAGGGGAGCGATAGTGTTTTAAATACTATTGTTATACTGACATTAATTGTTATTGCAATAACCTTAATTGTATTTTATATTATATCAGGTTCAATAACTAGACCTATAGTTGAAAGTGCAAACTATGCAAAGCAAATTGCTAATTTAGATGCTTCAAAAAATATACCGGATAAACTTTTAAAAAGAAATGATGAAGTAGGTACTTTAGCAGAATCTCTACAATCAATTATAGATAGTTTAAGGGAGTTTATAGGTGCTGTTGGAAATTCTGCAGACCAGGTTTCTGTTTCTTCGCAAATTTTAGCCACTACATCTGAAGAGTCCTCTGTTGCTGCAGAAGAAGTAGCAAGAACAATAGAACAAATAGCTGAAGGGGCTACAGAACAGGCTAAAAACACTGAAGAAGGAGTAAGAAACACTGATGAATTAGGAGAAATTATTGAAGTAGAGTTAGAGTGTATGGTAGAGCTGATGAAGCAGGCAGATGCAGTTATGCAACTAAAGGATGATGGAGCAGCTGTTGTTTCACAATTAACAAATAAAACTAATGAAAATATTAATGCTATTAAAAAAGTACATGATGGAATTATAAAGACAAATGCTAGTTCGGAAAAAATCGATGAAGCAAGTAAGGTTATACAAAGTATAGCAGAACAAACTAATTTATTAGCTTTAAATGCTGCTATAGAGGCCGCAAGAGCAGGTGAAGCTGGTAGAGGATTTGCTGTAGTAGCAGAAGAGATAAGAAAGTTAGCAGAGCAATCTAGTAATTCTACTAAAGAGATCGAAGAAGTAGTTAGAGAGCTACAAAGCAATTCACAGATTGCAGTTGAAATTATTACTAATGTGGCTGAGATTACTAGAGATCAGGAAAATAGTGTTGAAATGACTAAAAATGCTTTTGATGGAATTTCAGATGCTATTATAATGACAAAAGCGATGATGAATGAGTTAAACGAGGCTAGCAAAAATATGGCAGAAAAGAAGGACGAGATAATAGGAATTATTCAAAATCTATCTGCTATAGCTCAGGAAAATGCAGCTGCAACTGAAGAGGTTTCTGCTTCTACAGAAGAACAATTAGCTTCCATGGAGGAAATTTCTAGTGCTAGCAATGACATGGCTAACTTATCTAATGAATTAAAAGAAGTAATTTCAAAGTTCAAGATTAGCTAA
- a CDS encoding SEC-C metal-binding domain-containing protein, which yields MSLYSQWKQIAFEHTEEQQAVKFWNEYCAVEKAIYEKVLEGPTTTINGILAGLAEEYGVDNVTFVGFIDGINTSLQSEINLEELDENSTVELNIDLEKLYYNMLEANAEWLYTLPQWDNIFTEEKKKEIKKSYNSTKTVVKEDKIGRNEVCPCGSGKKYKKCCGK from the coding sequence ATGAGCTTATATAGTCAATGGAAACAAATTGCCTTTGAACATACAGAGGAACAGCAAGCAGTTAAGTTCTGGAACGAATATTGTGCAGTAGAAAAAGCGATATATGAAAAAGTTTTAGAAGGTCCTACAACTACTATAAATGGGATACTTGCTGGCTTGGCAGAAGAATATGGAGTTGACAATGTTACTTTTGTAGGATTTATTGATGGAATCAATACTAGTCTTCAGTCAGAAATCAATTTAGAAGAGTTAGATGAAAATAGTACTGTAGAGTTAAACATCGATTTAGAAAAGCTGTATTATAATATGTTAGAGGCTAATGCTGAATGGCTTTATACTTTACCTCAGTGGGATAATATTTTTACTGAAGAAAAGAAAAAAGAAATCAAAAAATCCTATAACTCTACTAAAACTGTAGTTAAAGAAGACAAAATAGGTAGAAATGAAGTGTGCCCTTGTGGTAGTGGCAAAAAATATAAGAAGTGTTGTGGTAAATAA
- a CDS encoding dUTP diphosphatase produces the protein MDLIKLYEIQKQLDDRIHREHELNDKNLIPYKILALQVELGELANETRCFKFWSNKGASSKEVILEEYVDCLHFILSIGLDSGLTNINLKQINNSNDLIDQFQNIFTRIITFQYEPVIDNYEKLFNHFLLLGKKLDFTEEEIYASYLEKNRINHQRQDEGY, from the coding sequence ATGGATTTAATTAAATTATATGAAATACAAAAGCAACTAGATGATCGTATACATAGAGAACATGAACTTAATGATAAAAATCTTATTCCATATAAAATATTAGCTCTGCAGGTAGAGTTAGGAGAATTAGCTAATGAAACTCGTTGTTTTAAGTTTTGGAGTAATAAAGGAGCTTCTTCTAAGGAGGTTATTTTAGAGGAATATGTAGACTGTCTTCATTTTATTTTAAGTATAGGCTTGGATAGTGGATTAACAAATATTAATTTAAAGCAAATTAATAATTCTAATGATCTAATAGATCAATTTCAAAATATATTTACCCGCATTATTACATTTCAATATGAGCCTGTAATAGATAACTATGAAAAGTTATTTAATCATTTCCTATTATTAGGGAAAAAATTAGATTTTACAGAGGAAGAAATATATGCCTCTTATTTGGAAAAGAATAGAATTAACCATCAAAGACAGGATGAAGGATATTAA
- a CDS encoding MATE family efflux transporter yields MNYKEKQKLILEGNMSKVILTLAAPIMFNNLVQTLYNLADTYWVSKLGTLEMASITLVFPVIFLTLSVGTGINVAGTALISQYVGSNGEKDATRVATQMFSFSVILSIILGIIGYFSTPYIVKAMGGNGDVFTYSTEYLSIMFWEIPGMFLFLVYTSIKQGQGDTVTPMVLNVMGVILNIILDPIFIFTFGMGIKGAAIATVLSRMIFALYAIYTLFAQKNGIYLDKNNLGLDRKTLGEIISIGLPASLGQSAAAFGFVILNGFVISYGADTLAAFGIGNRINSLILMPVMGIGNALATIIGQNLGANKKDRTTLAFKTSMKLSTIFMIVGGIILFTVSPNIVSIFVKNDPEVFRQGTEYLRLISASLPLMGFFQVFVGTFQGSGHTIYAMMMDMGRLWGIRIPMIMLFKKYTQWGPSGVWYAMVLSNGLICIFGLIVYLSGKWQEQIIKKKALA; encoded by the coding sequence ATGAACTACAAAGAAAAACAAAAACTCATCTTAGAAGGAAACATGTCTAAGGTTATATTAACCTTAGCGGCCCCAATTATGTTTAACAATTTGGTCCAAACCCTCTACAATCTAGCAGATACTTATTGGGTAAGCAAGCTAGGAACCCTAGAAATGGCCTCCATTACATTAGTATTCCCTGTAATTTTTTTAACCCTATCCGTGGGAACAGGTATTAATGTTGCTGGAACTGCTTTAATATCTCAGTATGTTGGCTCTAACGGAGAAAAAGATGCAACAAGAGTGGCCACACAGATGTTTAGCTTTTCTGTAATTTTATCTATTATTCTTGGTATTATAGGTTATTTTTCTACTCCCTACATAGTAAAGGCTATGGGAGGAAATGGTGATGTATTTACCTATAGCACTGAATATTTATCAATTATGTTTTGGGAAATCCCAGGTATGTTCCTCTTTCTTGTTTACACTTCTATAAAGCAAGGTCAAGGAGATACAGTTACGCCTATGGTTTTAAATGTAATGGGTGTAATTCTTAATATCATTTTAGACCCAATATTCATATTTACCTTTGGAATGGGTATTAAAGGAGCAGCAATAGCAACGGTTTTATCTAGAATGATTTTTGCATTATACGCTATTTACACTTTATTTGCCCAGAAAAACGGAATTTATTTAGACAAAAACAATTTAGGATTAGATCGAAAAACCCTTGGTGAAATTATTAGTATTGGATTACCTGCTTCCTTAGGTCAATCGGCAGCAGCTTTTGGATTTGTTATTTTAAATGGATTTGTAATTTCATACGGAGCAGATACTTTAGCAGCCTTTGGAATAGGAAATAGAATTAACTCCCTAATATTAATGCCTGTTATGGGAATTGGCAATGCTCTTGCTACTATTATTGGTCAAAACTTAGGTGCAAATAAAAAAGATAGGACTACATTAGCTTTTAAAACATCAATGAAACTTTCTACTATATTTATGATTGTTGGTGGTATCATCTTATTTACTGTTTCTCCAAATATTGTATCAATATTTGTAAAGAATGATCCTGAAGTTTTTAGACAAGGTACAGAATACTTAAGACTTATATCTGCATCATTACCACTAATGGGATTCTTCCAAGTGTTTGTAGGTACCTTCCAAGGCTCTGGCCATACTATATATGCTATGATGATGGATATGGGTCGTCTATGGGGTATACGCATTCCAATGATTATGTTATTTAAAAAATATACGCAGTGGGGCCCTAGTGGTGTTTGGTATGCTATGGTACTTAGTAATGGATTAATCTGTATTTTTGGTCTTATAGTTTATCTAAGTGGCAAATGGCAAGAACAAATAATAAAGAAGAAGGCACTTGCTTAG